AGCGGCCGAACTTTGCAATGCAACTGACGGGCCCCCATGCCCCCTCGCCACTGGCATCTGATTGCCTTCCCGCTATGCTTGGAAGATCGCTAGCGTGGCCTAAGAAAGACCCGCCGGCGGAGTCACCGTTTCAACGCTTGAGGTTTCGTTTTTCCATGTCTTCACCGATCACTTCGCCCGCCACTTCCACCGAAAAGACAGTCCCATTCACCAAAGCTCAGATCGACGAGATCCGCAAAACTCACCCGACTCCGTTTTACCTGTACGACGAAGCGGCGATCCGGGCCAATGTTCGGGCTCTCAATGAAGCCTTTTCGTGGTGCCCCGGGTTTCGTGAATACTTCGCGGTCAAAGCGACGCCGAACCCGCGACTGCTGCAAATTTTGATGGAAGAAGGCTGCGGCGCCGATTGCAGCAGCCTTGGCGAACTGTTGCTGTGTGAACGCGTTGGCATGACGGGCGAGAAAGTCATGTTCACGTCCAACAACACGCTGGCCAAGGACTACCAGAAGGCTCGCGACCTGGGTGCGGTCATCAACCTGGACGACCTGACTCACGTCGAATACCTAGACGAAAACGTTGGCACGCCCGATCTGATCTGTTTCCGCTACAACCCGGGCCCGCTGCGTGAGGGCAACGTCATCATTGGCAAGCCCGAAGAAGCCAAATTCGGATTCACTCGCGAACAACTGTTCACCGGATATCGCCAAGCGTTGGAAAAAGGCGCGACGCGATTTGGCCTGCACACGATGGTCGCCTCGAACGAATTGAACCCCGAATTCTTCGTCGAAACGGCCGTGATGCTGTTCGAATTGGCGATCGACTTGCACAAGGAACTGGGCATCAAGTTGGAATTCGTCAACCTGGGTGGCGGCATGGGCATTCCCTATCGCCCAGGCGAAATTGCACTGGATTACGAAGTCATCGGCAGCGGCGTGAAAGCCGCCTATGACCGCTTGATCGGCGGCACTGAACTCGACCCGCTAACGATTTACTTGGAAAATGGCCGAATCATCACGGGCCCGTATGGATACCTGGTCACCGAAGTGGTGCACGCTAAGAACACTTACAAAAACTATGTCGGCGTCGACGCTTGCATGGCAAACCTGATGCGTCCGGGCATGTACGGCTCGTACCACCATATGTCGATCTTGGGCAAAGAATCCGCACCGCATGATTTGAAGGCCGACGTGGTCGGATCGCTATGCGAGAACAACGACAAGTTTGCGATCGACCGCCAACTGCCGCAGGTCGAGCGGGGCGACGTGATGATCATTCACGACGCGGGGGCCCACGGCCATTCAATGGGTTTCCAGTACAACGCGAAACTTCGCAGCGCTGAACTGCTGCTAGGTGCCGACGGCAATGTTGAGCTGATCCGCCGCGCGGAAACGATGGACGACTACTTCGCAACGCTTAACTTCTAAGACTGCAGAACCCCGTTGGGGGTTTGCGACTTGGGCAACGACAGAAATCCAGGGCACGCCAACGCTGCGCGGGCGACCCTGGCCTTGGAATCAACACCGTTAGCGTATGCACTATGCCTTTGGCGTAGGTACTCTGGTCGGCGCATAAAAAAACCGCGACCTGGTTTACTGACCAGCCGCGGTTCTTTTGATTCGTTGAAGCCGTTTGGCTTACCAAGCGAAGTGAGCGAATGCCTTGTTAGCATCAGCCATACGGTGCGTGTTTTCGCGTTTGGTGTAGGCGACGCCTTCCTTCTTGTACGCTGACATCAATTCGTCAGCCAACTTCAGGTGCATCGGGCGGCCTTTTTTGTCCCGCACAGCGGTCAACAACCAACGGAACGCCAAGCTTTGCTGACGAATGCGGTTGACCTGCATCGGCACTTGGTAGCTAGCACCACCGACTCGCTTGCTGCGAACTTCGATGTACGGCTTGATGTTTTCAATCGCTGCTTCGAAGACTTCGATCGAGGTCAGATCCGCGATTTCGCCACGGCGACCGATTTCGTCGAGTGCGTCGTAGAAAACTCGAGTTGCGGTCGACTTTTTACCGTCTAGCATGAGGCAGTTGATGAACTTACCGGCCAGTTTCGAATTGTGCCGCGGGTCGCCTTTAAGCTGCGTGCGGCTGGATGTGATACGTCCCATCGATGACTTCTATTACTTTGATGAAGGTTGTTTTGCGGTTGGCAGAGATCGTTTGCGGGCATATCCCGCGTGAAACGACTATTTTTTCTTCGCACCGTAACGGCTGCGAGACTGCTTGCGACCATCGACGCCCAATGCATCGCGTGAACCGCGAACGACTTGGTAGCGAACACCCGGCAAGTCACGAACACGACCACCGCGAATCAGCACGATCGAGTGCTCTTGCAAGTTGTGCCCTTCGCCTGGGATGTAAACCGTGACTTCTTTGCCATTGCTCAAACGAACCCGCGAGATTTTTCGCAGAGCCGAGTTCGGCTTCTTGGGGGTCATCGTCCGAACTTGCAAACAAACGCCCTGCTTTTGCGGGCACTTTTCCAGCACCGGCGACTTGCTTTGGGTCTTTTTCAGTTTGCGTCGTTTACGGACGAGTTGATTGATCGTTGGCATAAAAAATGAATGGATACGGCTTTGCAGGAAAACGCGGCCAGACCTCGGCGGCGAATCGGCAAAGTATCGCCATCAAGAAATATCTGTCAATAGCTGACAGCGGTTATCTGGGAGTTGAGCCGAATTGGATGCGAAATGCGTCCCGATGCTTTCACCAGCCTCACTAGCCCGGTGGACACGAGATCACTGTTTTACCCCCGAAAATGATTTGTCTGATATTTCAAACTTTTCTCTGGCAAATCAGGCGGGAATGCGTCCGAGTCTTCGCCTAGTCACTTCGACGGCATGACGTCTGAGGCGAAACGCCCAATTCCCTAACCATTTTTGATCAATTCTTATCTCTGAACGTCTTAACTCTGAACGAAGGAACCATTAGCGTGAATCTCACTTTGGCACCTGTCTCTCAAACCCGCCCCACTGTCGAAGCAAAGCCAGCGTCTTCTGTTTCTGCACCTGCCAAGTCCGCACCCACTAAGCCTGCACTGGCCGACGTGGTTGCCGCGATCATCGGCGACGCTGGCTCGAATTCGCTGAAGTATGTGTTGCGAAGCAATACGCATCACGACGGCGAATAAGCCGGCTTTCAGCTTAGCGATTGAGTTTCACCAGATCGGCGTACCGGACTCCGTTGCCGCCGAACAGATCCAGAGCACTGCCGACGGTCACGTCGATTGCTCCACCGCTAGACTTCGAAATTTGTTGGACGTCGCCCATCGTGGCGACTCCGCCGGCATAGGTCATTGGGATCGCCACATCGCTGGCGGTCGCCCAGCGACCAAGCTGCTGGACCAATTCGTAGTCAATTCCCTGGCATAATCCTTCGACATCGGCGGCATGGATCAGAAACTCCGCTCCGTAGACGGCCAATCGGTCCAAAGACTCGGGCGTGATTTCGATTTCAGTGATCGTCTGCCACCGATTCATCGCGACTCGCCAGGTCATTGACTCCGCACCGGAAACTCGCCGACAGCTAAGGTCCAGGACAATCCGGTCACGACCGATGCACTGAACGAGTTCTTTTAAGCGGTTTTCGAGCAGGTTCCCAACGGCGTCGAACAGCCAACTGGTCACGATCACATGGCTGGCGCCGGCCTCGATCCACTGTTTTGCATTGTCGACCGTGATTCCGCCGCCAATTTGCATTCCGTCCGGATAAGCCGCCAGCGCCTCGGTGGCTGCTTGGTCGTTTCCGGGCCCCAGCTTGATGATGTGGCCACCGGTCAGCCCGTCGTCCCGGTACTTGGCTGCGAACCAGCCCGCGGGTTGGTCGGCGACGTAATTTTCGACGAGCATCTCCGCTGGTTTTTCGATCGGGCCACCGCCCTGGTCCCGCAGCGAACCGCCGACAATCTGTTTGACGCGGCCATCGTGCAAGTCGATGCAGGGGCGAAATTTGGTCACAAGTGCCCTAACAGGTTTAAGTGGACTGATCTGGTATAAATGAGTTGGCTCTAGCGATTGGCCCAACACCTTATCATTTGAACACGACTTTGATGCCTGCCAACCGACCCCTCGATCCGAAACTGACCTCGCTGTTGGAAAACCTGCGGGGACGGGTTCGCCGCTATGTGGTTTGGGATTCAGCCCTGGCGATCGCGGCAGTGATCCTGGCCGCGTTTTGGATTGGCCTGGCGCTCGACTATCTGCCCGTCCAGCTTGGCGGCACCGAGATGCCTCGGTTAGCCCGAATGTTACTATTAGCGGTGGTCGCCGCGGTCGTGATCGCCATTACCGCGTTGATGCTGGTTGGGCGTTTGCGCCGGCCGCTGCCGGACGACAGCTTAGCGCTGCTGGTTGAACGTCACCATCCGACTCTTGGCGGCCGATTGGTCACGGCCGTTCAATTGAGCCGCCCTCGGCGTGAAGGCGACTCGCACTCAGCCGCATTGCTGAATCACGTGCACCGCGAAGCGGCTGCAGAAATCGACAAAGTCGACCCGGGCAAAGTATTTCGCTGGCAACCGCTGGTTCGCAAAGCGATGGTAGCGGGACCGCTGGCGATCCTATCGCTGGGGCTGCTGATCATCAGCCCCTCGTCGTTCGCGCGTGCCGCTTCGCGGTTGACGCTGCTGTCGGATGAACCGTGGCCTCGGCGGGCTCACTTGGAAATGGTCGGCGTCGAGCTGCCCATCGTGACCGCCGTCGAAAGCGATATATCGGCGCCTAAATTGATCGAGTTCAACGACGCCAAAACCGTTCGATTGCCCCGTGGCAGCAATCCAACGCTGCGGATTCGGGCCGATGCCGAGACGTCTGAATTGCCGATCGTTTGCATCGTCTACTATCACACCGACGGCGGAACTCGCGGCCAATCCAATATGCGCCGAGTGGGACGAATCACCGACGGTTACCAATCGTTCGTGTTGGACGGACCGCCGCTGACTGGGCTTAGCGAGTCGATGACGCTTGACGTTCGCGGGCTGGACGACCGACTGGACGACTTTCGGATCGAAGCGATCACGCCGCCCGCACTGACCGAAATGAAAGTGTCGGTGCGATATGCAGACTATCTTCGCGGCGAAGGCAGCGGCGACGTTGACCTGGAAACCGATTACCAATCGGGACTTCGCATCAGCGAGGGCAGCCAGGTGACGATGGTGGCGACATCCAGCGAACCGCTGGGCGATACCGAAGTGGTGCTAAAGACGGTGACCGACAAACCTCAACCGTTCACGCTGGCCTATTCGGACGACCGCCGCCAACTGAGGCTGACGATGGACAACTTCGACGCCGCCACGACGGTGTCGTTGGTTCCGGCCGATGCGGATGGCATTTCGGCACAAGCGCCGTACCGATACTTCCTTGGCGTCGTCTTGGACCAACCGCCCGAATTGGAAATGCGATTGTCCGGAATTGGAAGCGCCGTCACCCCAATCGCTCGCATTCCAGTCACAGCCACGGTGGTTGATGATTACGGAGTCGAACGGCTGACCATTTCAGTGACCCCTTCAAAAGGGGAAGATGCTGAAGCCGGCGCAGACGATACCGAAGCGGCCGGTTCGAAAACCGCCAGCGTGTCGCCGAAACTTTCGCGCGACGGCGAAGCTAAGACCGAACTAGATTTACGCGACCTCGTTGCCGACGGCAGCTTGCCCGAACTGGTCCCCGGCGGTGCGATCAACGTGATCGGTGAAGCGAGCGACCTTTACGACTTGGCCGGTAAACACCTGACTCGCGGCGAAGTCTTTCGGTTGGAAGTGGTCACGCCCGAGCAGTTGCTCGCCCGTCTGGAACGAAACGAACTGGCGCTGCGATCTCGATTGGAACAAACCATCGACGAGACGCGAAATCTGCGAGAAACGCTGAACCTGCTACGCCGCGGTTTCAACGAAGACGAAAGCAACCTCGACGAAACCGAACAAACGCGACAACAACAGATCCGCCGCCTACGAACCCAACAAAGCGGCTTGCAGGCGAGCAAGACTTCCGAGGAACTCTCCGGGATTGCCGAATCGCTGGACGACATCTTGCGAGAAATGGTCAACAACCGAGTCGACTCGCTGGACCGTCAAGAACGTATCGGCGAAGGCGTCCGCGATCCGCTGCGATTGATCGTCAACGAACCGTTGGCAAGATTGCGGGATCAAATCATCGACATCGAACGCAGCGTCAACGATTCGGCCGATGCGATGGCGAAAACCACGGTTTCGATCGAAACGGCCGACGAAGTGATTGCTCGATTGACCGAAGTGCTCGACAAGATGCTGGACCTGGAAAGCTATAATGAGATCCTGGACATTGTTCGCGAATTGATCGAGGACCAGGACGAACTGCTGAAGGACACCAAGGACGAGCGGAAGAAGCGAGTGCTGAACCTGTTTGATTGAGTTGTGAGCTCGAGCTGTTTGTTTGAGCTTCAGTGTGCCTTTGCGGCGGCTTTATTCCAACCGAGAAACGAAGCGGACGATGCGATACCTACTGACCATGCTGATCGGATGCTGCTTGCTGGCGGCTGGACCATCGCGCGCCGACGAATCGCCGCTGTCCCAACGCCAAACCGGCGTCGCTGAACGCTACCAGCGACTGGAAGAACTGCTGCTGAGACTTGCGGACGTTGAAGCGACCGAGAACCCAGAGCGATCGGCGCTACTGCGTCGAGCAGCTCGCCAATCACGTGACAAGTTTGTGCTCGAACGTCTGCGAGGCGCATCGAAGTCGCTGGAAAGCCAAGAGTTCCAAAAAGCCGTTGACGCTCAAACCACGGCAACCGAAGAACTGGCGTCGCTGATGAAGCTGCTATTGAGCGAAGATCGATCGAAGCGAATCCGTGACGAGAAGGAACGCTACACCAAATTGATCAAGGACCTCAAACGGAATCTGAACAATCAGCGCAGCACCCGTGCCCGCACCGAAAACGGCGCGGACATCAACGAAGTCGAAAAGGAACAGAAGGCGGTCACAGAGAAAAGCCAGGAACTGAACAAGCAGATGGAGGAAGAGGAAAGCGAGAAGGAAAAGTTCGGCGATAATCGCGAGAGCGAAAACTCCAGCGACAAACAAGAAAGCGACGCGGAAGAAAACGATAACAGCGAAAAGCCATCGGACTCCGACGCGAAACCTTCCGATTCCGAATCAAAACCATCCGAATCGAAACCGTCGGACGCGCAACCATCGGATTCCAAACCTAGCGAGTCAAAACCATCTGACTCCAAGCCAAGCGAATCAAAGCCATCGGATTCAAAATCGTCCGAATCGCAGCCGTCTGACTCAAAACCGTCCGAATCGAAACCATCGGATTCCGGTGAATCGCAGCAATCGAAGGCACCGCAGCAACCACCGACCGCTGAACAGGAAGTGCAGAAGCAGCTTGAGCAGGCCATCGAAAAGATGAAACAGGCCGAAAAAGAACTCGAAAACGCGAAACGCGACGAGGCGACTGAAAAACAACGCGAAGCCGAAGAGAACTTGCGAGCGGCGATCGACCGGCTCGAGCGAATCCTGCGACAACTTCGCGAAGAAGAACTTCAGCGGGAACTCGCCAAGCTGGAAGCTCGTCTAAGAAAAATGGCAGCGATGCAGACCAAAGTGCTCGAGGACACCGTCTCGTTGGCGGCCACACCGACGAGCCAGCGGAGTCGTCAAACGGATTTGAAAGCCGGTGATTTGGCGTTCGAAGAAAAGAAAATCACGATGGAAGCCGACCGAGCGATGCTGCTGTTGCGAGAAGAAGGCTCAAGTGTCGCGTTCCCCGAAGTCGTTTTGCAAATTCGCAGCGATACCGCGAGAGTGGCCCAGCGGTTGGCCGAAACCAAGATCGACGCGGTGACTCAGGGGATCCAGAACGACATCCTGGCGGCACTTGGCGAGATGATTGAAGCCCTACAGAAGGCACAAAGGGACTTAGAAAAGCAAAAACAGGAACAAGGCGAAGGCCAAGCCGGGCAATCCGGACAAGGAGAACAACCGTTGGTCGAGGCTTTGGCGGAGCTAAAATTGATCCGAACGATGGAGACTCGGATTAAATCCACGACGAATCGCTATTCGAGCCTGCTAGAATCAGGTGAGTCGTCGGGTGACGAGGTGCTGCCGCTTTTGCAGGACCTTTCAGAGCGACAGAATCGTCTTTACCGAATCACCCGAGATTTGGTATTGAAACGGAATCAGTAACCGTGAGGTGAATGTGAATCGATTGACGTCAGTGCCGTACGGCTCGTTTCAACGTCTCTGCCGAATCCAAGCGATGGTCTTCATCGCGATTGCGGCCACGCTTGGTTCTCATCTGCAGGTCGCTTCGGCCCAGAACAGTGCGGCCCAGAACAGTGCGGCTCAGGACGGTCTCAAACGCAAAGCCAGCTGGAATCGCTTCGATGCGGCTTCGATGGCTCAAATGATGCGA
The DNA window shown above is from Rubripirellula reticaptiva and carries:
- the rpsG gene encoding 30S ribosomal protein S7, whose translation is MGRITSSRTQLKGDPRHNSKLAGKFINCLMLDGKKSTATRVFYDALDEIGRRGEIADLTSIEVFEAAIENIKPYIEVRSKRVGGASYQVPMQVNRIRQQSLAFRWLLTAVRDKKGRPMHLKLADELMSAYKKEGVAYTKRENTHRMADANKAFAHFAW
- the rpsL gene encoding 30S ribosomal protein S12; this encodes MPTINQLVRKRRKLKKTQSKSPVLEKCPQKQGVCLQVRTMTPKKPNSALRKISRVRLSNGKEVTVYIPGEGHNLQEHSIVLIRGGRVRDLPGVRYQVVRGSRDALGVDGRKQSRSRYGAKKK
- the hisA gene encoding phosphoribosylformimino-5-aminoimidazole carboxamide ribotide isomerase is translated as MTKFRPCIDLHDGRVKQIVGGSLRDQGGGPIEKPAEMLVENYVADQPAGWFAAKYRDDGLTGGHIIKLGPGNDQAATEALAAYPDGMQIGGGITVDNAKQWIEAGASHVIVTSWLFDAVGNLLENRLKELVQCIGRDRIVLDLSCRRVSGAESMTWRVAMNRWQTITEIEITPESLDRLAVYGAEFLIHAADVEGLCQGIDYELVQQLGRWATASDVAIPMTYAGGVATMGDVQQISKSSGGAIDVTVGSALDLFGGNGVRYADLVKLNR
- a CDS encoding coiled-coil domain-containing protein: MRYLLTMLIGCCLLAAGPSRADESPLSQRQTGVAERYQRLEELLLRLADVEATENPERSALLRRAARQSRDKFVLERLRGASKSLESQEFQKAVDAQTTATEELASLMKLLLSEDRSKRIRDEKERYTKLIKDLKRNLNNQRSTRARTENGADINEVEKEQKAVTEKSQELNKQMEEEESEKEKFGDNRESENSSDKQESDAEENDNSEKPSDSDAKPSDSESKPSESKPSDAQPSDSKPSESKPSDSKPSESKPSDSKSSESQPSDSKPSESKPSDSGESQQSKAPQQPPTAEQEVQKQLEQAIEKMKQAEKELENAKRDEATEKQREAEENLRAAIDRLERILRQLREEELQRELAKLEARLRKMAAMQTKVLEDTVSLAATPTSQRSRQTDLKAGDLAFEEKKITMEADRAMLLLREEGSSVAFPEVVLQIRSDTARVAQRLAETKIDAVTQGIQNDILAALGEMIEALQKAQRDLEKQKQEQGEGQAGQSGQGEQPLVEALAELKLIRTMETRIKSTTNRYSSLLESGESSGDEVLPLLQDLSERQNRLYRITRDLVLKRNQ
- a CDS encoding diaminopimelate decarboxylase, with protein sequence MSSPITSPATSTEKTVPFTKAQIDEIRKTHPTPFYLYDEAAIRANVRALNEAFSWCPGFREYFAVKATPNPRLLQILMEEGCGADCSSLGELLLCERVGMTGEKVMFTSNNTLAKDYQKARDLGAVINLDDLTHVEYLDENVGTPDLICFRYNPGPLREGNVIIGKPEEAKFGFTREQLFTGYRQALEKGATRFGLHTMVASNELNPEFFVETAVMLFELAIDLHKELGIKLEFVNLGGGMGIPYRPGEIALDYEVIGSGVKAAYDRLIGGTELDPLTIYLENGRIITGPYGYLVTEVVHAKNTYKNYVGVDACMANLMRPGMYGSYHHMSILGKESAPHDLKADVVGSLCENNDKFAIDRQLPQVERGDVMIIHDAGAHGHSMGFQYNAKLRSAELLLGADGNVELIRRAETMDDYFATLNF
- a CDS encoding polyketide synthase produces the protein MPANRPLDPKLTSLLENLRGRVRRYVVWDSALAIAAVILAAFWIGLALDYLPVQLGGTEMPRLARMLLLAVVAAVVIAITALMLVGRLRRPLPDDSLALLVERHHPTLGGRLVTAVQLSRPRREGDSHSAALLNHVHREAAAEIDKVDPGKVFRWQPLVRKAMVAGPLAILSLGLLIISPSSFARAASRLTLLSDEPWPRRAHLEMVGVELPIVTAVESDISAPKLIEFNDAKTVRLPRGSNPTLRIRADAETSELPIVCIVYYHTDGGTRGQSNMRRVGRITDGYQSFVLDGPPLTGLSESMTLDVRGLDDRLDDFRIEAITPPALTEMKVSVRYADYLRGEGSGDVDLETDYQSGLRISEGSQVTMVATSSEPLGDTEVVLKTVTDKPQPFTLAYSDDRRQLRLTMDNFDAATTVSLVPADADGISAQAPYRYFLGVVLDQPPELEMRLSGIGSAVTPIARIPVTATVVDDYGVERLTISVTPSKGEDAEAGADDTEAAGSKTASVSPKLSRDGEAKTELDLRDLVADGSLPELVPGGAINVIGEASDLYDLAGKHLTRGEVFRLEVVTPEQLLARLERNELALRSRLEQTIDETRNLRETLNLLRRGFNEDESNLDETEQTRQQQIRRLRTQQSGLQASKTSEELSGIAESLDDILREMVNNRVDSLDRQERIGEGVRDPLRLIVNEPLARLRDQIIDIERSVNDSADAMAKTTVSIETADEVIARLTEVLDKMLDLESYNEILDIVRELIEDQDELLKDTKDERKKRVLNLFD